The genomic interval agcttcgtggtatagggcacaggtctactctgcatgtattaactgtggctaaacatcaactgcactgaagtcatcataacttcagaagttctcattttcaaatgattatgaatactattattgttatttgaagccgtgtcagtcttgactgcgggtggtgtggtcctctgtgtctgctagtgtctataatacagtaatatttttgtcgacattatcaaacggaagaacttttattttgaagagcacagggcaacgaagcacactagccaataagaggacctgcccaccggcggaaaccagatattgagtggtaaattcgttttgttaagaagaaccaaaaaacaaataaacgaactgaaatcttgattttcgtttctttggaaaaaacgaaaaaacggctggtttttggtttctgtcaattattcccagaaaacagagtaataaaacgtaccttgctcagggaaaatagctttatttgtaatcacaatattatgctgctgtcttttcagagacccccacagatatttgagtttgctgctttcatgggagccagacctctctcggagctcagctcccacctAAATCTAACTctggctataggtctttttacactgccgagccggtttggtcgcagcttggcacgcccggcgatttaaccttcttatctcaagtttcctgtgtaaaaccaagggggtcaaatcccccgttcatCACGGCGCGGGggttcttggttcactggggaaggcggggctgtgcacggagtctctgacctctttagaatcaTTTGTAGGTTGCATACTCCCCAATGTTTTCATTTtcttatgaatgaagacacctgcatgcaataatgagttcactctgagtgtaggctacaaacgcgattaactatggtcagggatgtgacagggtccaataaatagtgaacttcatcacagcctcaacGAAGCGCCTATAgtgcttaaaggcccactatgcaacttttttagctaaaattacattaagtatgcaggttgagagttatgctgatggttctgcatccatttcttggtcgattggtgggtgtgtcatttacccatgtcgcctctccagtgaaaaagcgcatatgcaacttgctctgttcggaccgacacaatccggatgtgacgcagcggaagtatcctcgaaaatgtagtcagattgtagtttcgcaaatgctttacggcacagacacacacccaaacatggcaccggctagatataaacagccagttgcgaggcaattgttgcattcatcatggatcaatcgactgataagggacccaagaggcgaccgtcgacggaacaaaagaagaatggaccagaaaagagatcagacacgagtgaaaggggaactatgcaacttttttggcttgatttaccttaatataacaggctaagagtcattgcgatggttctattatacatttttgttcgattgttcgttgtttcgactcacccttgcgcatcttggcggagaaaaggaatatgtttctgccggcgacccgccgcccactctcgcgggagtctcgggtctcgcgaagtaacgaattgctttacgccacagacccccaaacacggaaccggctcgatataaacacaagtcactaagggattgttatattcatcatagatcagccgagagacagagaagcccaatgtcggaggaacagaagaagagaaaagggagactgaccggcagagaggccagacacgagtaaatgttgggcaagcttttcagaaATAGCgtaaactgaaagaaaaagaagactgcaaatcagacgccgactcggccgtgttgcttttgaaattgaaagtacccttgggtggcctttgtcttcgtggtattcttgatgttgatagtctctgtacaaatgtgtttgctcaaccattttgttgtgagccctgtaaaaattgttttctcgaccgttttgttgtgagccctgtatgtttctagcttgcttggttgcaaccatataaacacctttgtttccatgggtgttttgctgttcgtctgtctcgtcccccagatacagactgaatccccgaatccaggttcttgtttatttagattattatgttggccaaacctcttacactgattgttctgttcaacctaagataaaacaattataatctaggatataaattctccccgtcaactataaaaaaggatggatttatgtttattgcaatacaaatacacccttttatgtataaccttgcctacactttatgaacatctacttcggacatggctccacgcattcgccggcttctttgaaaacaaatgcacatggctcgcgtagaagtgcatggggaagggtcgtcaacgagttgttacgacagtgttgtaaaatatctactacaaagctgtagggggcgctgtgtagagaaatgtgcgttccaaaaccaagaaaacagcgaagaaattcccgaagttgcatattGGGCctttaatgcaaacaatcgcaataaaaaacgcctgcagaaattctcagacacccgctggtctcagcatgatgcatgtctagtagcctatgtcttctgtcattgatcaatatgaggacattttaaccacgatggttgaattaaaatcagagggagacagcaagtgcagctcgaaagcgacctgccacacaagagcaatggaataatttgattttattataggcctacattatataataataataataataatacataggttttatagcgcttttctctgTACCCAAAGCCGctttacaaaaacacaaaacaaaaaggatacaaatgaacagtacagtacatacatgcatacataggcTACAAATACTCCAAAACAACAATACAGAGAAAGATAGGacaataagaaagagagagggtgaaaaaaGTGTTGTAAGTGATGTTGAAGGGATGTGTTTTGAGATGACTTTTGAAAGACTGCAGTGAATCAGAGTTACGGATGGCCAGGGGGatggagttccagagggtaggggcggcAATGGCAAAGGCTCTGTCCCCTATGGTGCGGTATTTGTTCCtggtatatatatagtataaatggtatatatatatatatagatatatataactaaatcttacatctaaatctaaatcctaaatctaaatcttatatctaaatcctaaattGAAATCCTAAATCCATACAACAGATCTCAATCAATTCTTATAGGCCTACATTGCCTACACTAATTAGTTCTGaccagggcccagtttcccgaaagcatcgttagccatgtggatcgtgaagtgcgtcgtacgagcatcgtacagttttcacaccgtttcccgaaagcattgtgaaaacgctcgtagctaacgaggactccagggtactcgtaggacgcgagcatcgttagcctctatagcaggggtcttcaattaaaattgaacaaggtccagttactaaaaattccttccaagaaaggtccgaacctaccacgtcctaatagccttcttttgtcaaatacaatcaacacggcatattaccttataatttcagatgtatttattttcaatttccaaataacTTACTTTTAACTATGAAAAGACAAAGtaacgcatattaacatttcaggtaaacaaaacaggtacatgCGGCCTTCaattcaagtaaacataaaaagtgcataaggcctacatgtgaagtaagcagaacaggaacactacacttcaaataaacacaaagtgcattaggcctacatttcaagtaagcaaaacaggtacaccagacctgcatttcaaataaacacaaaaaagcattaggccttcatttctagtaagcaaaacagtgtctcaagaggtgttagacccaacaggtcctcacagatctatttcttgtcttgatgaaacaatcgcacataaaccaaaagctgggcattatccgttacacctgaagactcatcaatggctaaggatggggcactctgaacagcgGCATGATGCTGTGACAgtgcgtcatctgataacatttcggattttctggttgtcgttgcagctcacatctggatttgctttattttttcacaacaaaggttttgtactgccttgcgggagaatgaacaagtattggtcagtccagtcatctttaaaatgtaaaaaaaaaagaagtgtttTCGGGGTCAACTTTCCTTATTttcgagcaagccattttctcattccaaatcgctcttccggtaaacaaaaaatttgattggctattttttgagtgacgctattacgcacatgccgtgacagacggagggagggggggagttcggtgagtgcatgatcttcgctctgtgaagatcattgctttttgctgtttttatgctgtactacagactattctgcctttcaatttgtatttcagtgagaaatgattttacttacataatcatgctttgtatagtgaaatcatcaaaaaaataaataaaaattattaccggtatatattattattattttaaattggtcatgggtccggataggaccgtcacttggtccggacccggaccgcggtccgccgtttggagatgcctgctctatagcctcagtggcgtcaacAGCGGACATtcgatgcgttttattaaaacacatccaataccacggaatgcccagcttgagccatttcgcaaccaaaaacagtggttaccgccgatatattactcaaacactactgttagatttaaacagcaaagatagagacatgttagaagtcaacaacaacataatttattgcagcaattaaaAATTCCAAAGATACATGCAcagccgaaatgtaccgatcaaatgccacgtcacaaggcatagGCCTAGATATAGATTTAAATTTAGGATGTAGATTTAGATAAATGATATAGCATTTAGGTTTAGATTTAGGATGTAGATTTAGATAAATAGATTTCAACCTTtaggttacaagacaactgctctgcctcctgagctaagccgacccaggTATAAAACCCAGATATAAAATGTAGATTTAGATTTAGGATTTAGATTGTATTGAAAAGACACATGGTTCAAATAGTAGGCCCATACATGAAAAGTGACATGAAAATTGCACTGCATTTTGGAAGGGTGTTATTTGCTAAATATGGGAAAAATGACTGCATGTGTCGATGAAAGCAGAGCGATTTATGCAAATGAGGATGGCTCTCGAAGGCTCTCGTAAACGTCTTGCAAGACAGGCACTTCCATGGATGGAGAGGACCTGTTTCAGTGAGTTTCACCAAGACATGGGTCCCCCTCTCTACATTAACATGACCATAGGCACCAAGATATGTACAGCAAAGTGCTGAACTATCTCTGGACAgatttagattagattagattaggctttattgatccttttgggatgactccctcaaggaaattgattTAAGAAGAGAAGAGCATAACTCTTCTGTTCTTGTGAGCACTGGTAGAATGTCTTACAAAATCATTCATGTTGATGGTATGTGTCCTCCTTGATTCTTGGTGATAACTGCTATAatgataacgtgtgtgtgtgtgtgtgtgtgtgtgtgtgtgtgtgtgtgtgtgtgtgtgtgtgtgtgtgtgcgtgcgtgcgtgcgtgcgtgcgtgcgtgcgtgcgtgcgtgcgtgcgtgcgtgcgtgcgtgcgtgcgtgtgtgtgtgtgtatgagagagagagagagagagagagagagagagagagagagagagagagagagagagagagagagagagagagagagagagagagagagagagagagagagagagagagagagagagagtgtgtgtgtgtgtgagcgagagatgCATCTGGGTTGTGAAAATGGACAGGTAGGCATGTTCCTTAGGTACTAGGTTATAGTAAGTATTTTCCTTTATTAGGCCTAAGATATGGACCCCCTTATAACGCCTTGTACACCCTCTGGCCAACCCATGTATAAAAGTCGAGCCGCCACTGCATAGTAGTAGGCTGTCGCTCGGCCGTTAAGTCTGTCTTGTAATGTGGTGCTCTTTATGACCGCTAGATGGAGTCAACGAGTAGCTACATAGAAGCCTTCATATACTTACTGGATTACTGGATTTTTTGTGTGTTCTGATTCAGAGTTACGGAAGAGGATAAGGGCCACATGTGATTATATTTTTGCAATAGAGTGGCGAATTCACGCCCCTttcggtagagcccatgggacctatgagatcgaaaaatatgaatgggtgtcaatggagagaaaataataattttctggtcccagtctttatatgccctggattacacatatgttgtttgtggatttaaatgataatttttcatgcaaagaaaactaaaaaaattcgtgaagaagtttgataattttagtttttttgtgaggccgctttgtgaattacagctcttcgctgctctctacacatatgatatacgtcaccacacccgcacttggaactcggcacagagacggcgatctctctgctcaacttcactttttttcaaggcgaggataaaagcatagacagaggtgaaaaccactataagtcggggcatgtggagagttttagttatgtgccatctctatgtgccatctctgtgccgagttccaagtgcggatGTGGTGGCGTATATCATATGcctcgagagcagcgaagagctgtagttcacaaagcggcctcacataaaacctaaaattatcaaacttcttcacacatttttttagttttctttgcatgaaaaattatcatttaaatccacaaacaacatatgtgtaatccagggcatataaagactgggaccagaaaatgattattttctctccattgacacccattcatatttttcgatctcataggtcccatgagctctaccggaaggggcgtgacttcgccactctattctGACCTAAatctctcagaattctgagtttaaagtcCGAATTCTGAGGTTAAAGTCTTTAAAGTCAGAATAAAaagagttctgactttaaagttaGAATTCCCCCAAAATAATATCATGTAACCTCTTCCACGTAGGATATTTCCCCGcattctgtctttttttctctcaccATGCTGGTACAGTAGGGTAATAGTTCTGAATGGCAACCGATGACCAACTTCTCCGGCTCTTGCCATTGGACGGATGAAACCGGTGGGCAGGGCGCCGCGCACTTTCACTTTGATACGCTGGACGAAGTGGGGAGACTGGTCTGCTACGCAATCCACATGATAGGAGATGAGAATATTATTAATTTTCGGTCTATTTGAGAAATCATAATATGGTGGGCatgttgtatgtatatgtgtcgTCTGTATATTCTTCACTGTTTTTCAGGAATATACCAACATAGCCTAAGTCGTAATTGAATAGGCTCAATAGCAAAAGTGAAAGCATATGGACTGTAGGCTATTGTTTAAATCCTAAACTATCCTATTGAAACTGACGTCGTGAGACAATATGCTTAAAGTTCTCTTTTTGACGGGATACCTTATGACATACACCTCCGGTAGGTTCAgaatatttctttttttctatacACACTTTCACACCACTGTCTTAACCCCCCGTGACCATGTAACCATTTCCGTAATTAGCCCTATTACATTAAACGAGCCCCATCATAGGCATAGGCCTACTAGGTTTATAAAGCTTTGGAGGCCGAGGTAAAGTTGGTTTCATATTCGATATTCATGGctattcaattttatttaatatttatttattttttaagtaccGATTGTAATCAAACAAAGCACATCCTGCCCTATCCCGATGAGGTGTGTTTAGAAGTATCCAAGTATTCAATTGACCTTTGTACTTTGCAACTCGTTGCAGTTTCTCACCAAAAAGTCACAGGTTAAAACCATTTCAAAAGATGGGACTCTCCTGAGATAGGCAGTATCAATATCCACGAGATGAGGATATCAACATGTGTTGTTTCCAGGCGAAGGAGGTGCCGACGTGGTTCTGTCATGCTCCCTGGTGGAGGAGGCATCAGGGCTGGATGACATGGGAGACAGAGCTCCGTTCTCCCGAAGTCCGGCTACACTGGTCCTGAGAGACGTGTCCATCAGCCCAGACCAAGTGCCTGACACACTCACCCCATTCGTCCCACCCACCGTCCCGGATCCTGACCTCATCCTCATAGAAGCCACAGGTCTCCACTTTTTAAGTTTATCAGTTAAAAATATGCCTGCAATGAGAATATCAGATTCATCTatctcagcccctccccctcctctatcattctcccttcatctctcgcCCTCCCTACCTCCCATACTTCCTctacccatccctctctctcccccccctccccctccactcctctctctctcactctcccgctcctcccctctcaccttaccacccctctctcttcagCATCCTCCCCTGCCATCCCTGATGTGGACTTGCTGCTCCACGCTGACTGCAACGAGCAGGAAGTGGCGTGTGAGATCAGCCGCTATCACTTACCCCAGGGCGCCGCTGGGGGTGATGAGGACCACCCAGCACCCGCCCACTTCTTCATCGCCACCCTGGAGCTGGAGGGCGGCGGGCTCAGCACCGCGCTGGTGCTCCGGACCCTGGGGCTCCcggcaccaccagcagcagcagacccagGGCCAGGAGACCGGAccctgggagaggggaggctCGGCCTGCCGCTGAGCCGGTCGGGGTCCCTGCTGACCGAGGGTGAACATCTCAACCCTCTTAAGATAATGTAACACTGCATAACATAGCATCATAAAAGAAGGTACTTTATGAAATCACAGATGGGAAATCTGGGGGCATCACAACACAATCACAAGACAGCAATATTACAGTTTTCTTCATGTAACTAAAAATAAATGCTACATTAAATCTTTTTATTtaacaaaatacacaaaataaaacaatcctCCCAACAAATGTTATTGATACAGAGAGTTTAGGTAGGCATTatcaataatatatatgtatacattgtCAAAACTATAGGCTTTGACCGTTCAATGCAAGTGCACAGTGTCTGAGTGACTGCCTCTCTTCCAGTGGTGTTCATGGTCTTCTCCAGAGAGAAGGAGCTCACTGCTCCTCTGGGCGGGGACGTGCTCCTAAACTGTGGCTTCAGGCAGCAGGAGGCGCTGCAGGAAGTGGGACAGGAAGTCTCTGTGGAGTGGTGGTTGCAGCACCAGGGGCATGGCAAAAGGGTCCTGGACCTGAAGCTGACTGGATCCCAGGAGCACTCAGAATCAGGTGACAGCACGGCACCACACCACAGCACCCAGTGTGGAGAATGTATATTGACAAATGTAcgtaatttattattatttatattctaaAGTCAAGTGGCATATGGTGGCTTTTGGAAATAAACACTCAAGCTGATTCTTACATTTGGGTTTTATATCTGAGAGGCCATGGAGGACATCTTATAAGGTCCGGGCCTGAGAGGAAGATTCTGACTCTAGTTTTTTTTGAGTGTTGTAGTCAAGAGAGATGGCTCCAGCATGGACCCCGCCCTGCTGGTGGCAGATGGTAATGCATCCTTGACCCTGCGGAAACTAAAGGTATCAGATCAGGGGACTTACATCTGTACAGTCAACGTCGGCACCTTTCAGGCTCAGCAGACCATTAGACTTCATGTAAATCGTGAGTTTTCCCTCTACACATGATAACATATCAATTCTAGGCATACAGTTCCTTCCGACTTTTCTTTCACtgagtaaaataaataagctGCTGTGTTAGTGTGAATTCAGTATATTATGAATTCAgttactttctttttttcagaACTTCCACGTGTGTCCCTCTCAGAGGAAAAGCTGGTTTCTCAGGAATTTCCCCACAAACTGAGCTGCAATTGCCAGAACTACTATCCACTGGATTGCAAGGTCCTTAACTTATATGGAAAACCTTTCAACTTGGGTCGATTCGATAATTACCATTATTACCAACCTTCTTatatcgaaaaaaaaaaaaatttcagTAGAAGAATATATTTTCCTAGCATAACTTGTCTTCCTAAGCCCAAATGTCCTAAAAGCCATAACGGTTTAAGGAGGCACATTTAACTAATTAGAACTATAATGAACTATAATAGTTGAACTAGTTATGCCCTTTTTCCTCCGACAGTACGAGCTCAACTCGCCTCAACTCGGCCCGcctttttttgcgtttccatcGCCAAAATGTGGTACCTAGTACTTTTTTAGTCTCACCTCCGTCGAGGTTCCATGAGAGCTGCTCTGATACTTTAGCGTGACGTAAACAGTCTGCTGGCTattgattggccagagagttaCAGAAAGCGATATGTACGATTTCTTCTTCTAACAAAAATAGGGTTTATAGTGTACAGCAGTAGCATATCATCCCAAGATGAGCAATTTGTCAGAGAAAGCGATGTTACATTTTATAGGCGACCCACAACGTAAGATGTCACATTCACGATAATGAACTACGAGGGCAGTAAAATACGTAATAGTTTACTAGTCAAACATGTATGCATGATGTGACCCTAGAAAGCACAGACGAAATAAGCGAAAGCGCGTTTACGCGGAGAGGGGGTGTGATTTCCGACAGGGATTCCATTTTCGGCACGACACCGGCATCTTTAAATACTAGCATCAGAGTTCGGTAAACAACAGGGATTGATTATTGAACACCACAGGATCAGCGCGCAAGAACACGCTGTGGACCATGACAGAGGTGGAGACACTCCTGTGTGTAgccctgtctgtttatgtgtcgtGTGGATAAGCATGCGCAGTTTTGCGAATGCTATGCATACTATGCGACCCGCCCACGTTGAAGAGGTACTATTCTAGATGGAAAAACGACGTGCCTGGAACCAAACCAAGTCATGCAACGCCAAGTCGTGGCGAGTGGAgctggtactgtcggtggaaaagATGAAATTGAGAGCAAAATAGGAATGCAAAAAAGTACCACAAAACTTAGTTAATCGTTCTAAATTTcaagtacatttacattttgattgCACTTCATTTCAAATGCACCTTCATTTCAAGCGTATtcgttttgtgtttgtatggtcCTATGGTGTTTACCTTATGCACCAGTCACATTATGCCTTTTAGGTCATCCCCAACATCATCTGTATATATCTTACATTTCTGTACACTAAACATGATCTATTCATTGTATTGTTTAGATGGAGTGGTTCTCGGTATCCCCTGACGACGTGGAGAGGACAGAGCTGAGTGGGGAGATGTCCCTATCCAGCCACCGTCAGCACGGTGACGGGACCgtctccctgtcctcccacctctaCCTCCAGCGCCGCAGCCTCCCCCCCGGCACCGGCCTCATCTGCAGGGTCAGCCACCCTGCCCTTGGGTCCCCCATCTCAATCAGCCTGGTGGTGCAGCCACCCGCCTCCGGTAAAGCAAAGCTTCTTGTAGACGCTGTCTTACTCTTTGGTCTATTTTTCCACAGGCAAAGTTCTTATGTCAATTACTTTAgataaaataatgtaataatgaaATGTACGCTTCCATGCACTGGGAACCACTTTTCAACTGGATACTTTACACAGGTCACTGAGCTGACCAACATCTTTGTTTGGTCAAATCATATGACACCAAAGCACACATGTAGGATTCATATAATGCATAATTGATAGTCGCCGTGCGCGGACTGCGCAAAAAACGTGTGCGAACTACGTGTCAAAGGCAACGTTACGGCAAACCTGTGACTTTAAACACCACTCATGGCCTTGCCAGAACGACGCATCAAGGCGACTATAAATGACCCTTTTATACACTTGCTGCTGACCCTTATGCTTTTTTGCATATTTGCAATGTGTGCAGGTTAATGAATATTTGCATTAAGCTGCAAACATTGCAGCTCAGTCATGTTTGAGTGAAACTTCTCTCTGTGATCCATAGTGCGAACAGAAGTCTACTGGATGGGGCTGGGTTTCCTGCTGATCACTGTGCTGTTCTTCTACCAGCTCATGAGATAGAACGTACGTCTAATACCTACACATGTCCTTACAAGCCCTTTCTACTTGCACCTTGTGGCATGGTCTCAGTGTTGAAGtgaaatttgtttttttatctctAGGATAATTTCTTGAAGATTCCTGAGGTGATTTGGGGAAAACCGGTTGTAACAAGCTGTACATTTTAGTTTCTGTAGAAAGTCTTTGCATTTGTTTGCAGTTTAGAGCAACACAGATGGCACAACCGAAAATAAATggtacaaaatatataaaatggcAACGACTAGTTCCTGATGTTTAAAATAGAATCGAGCACACTTAAACTTCTATTGATGAGTTCTTTATTGGCATCAGCAAAAGTGGTAAGCATGCAATTTTACAGAATTATCAATTTCCAATTGCATCTCTCACTGCATTTCAATGGTAATAACCCAGTTATAGTGTTGTACATTATCACTAGGTAATTGTGATGAACACTAggtttagctttttttttacacttcaaAATCAGTCTTGGGAAAAGATATCTGGCTTTCCGTTATTTCTGACAACCATTAAAAAACCTCCAACAACCTTGAGCCAGCTTTCGGTAGCAGGAAGTGACCAAGCTGACCAGACTCCTTTGAAGACCTAAACCAGTGTTGTATTGTATCACTTGATTTCCTTTCCCTATACTAATTGTATTTTTCCCCCTCAAAACACAAGTGAATTAAACAAACATTGTCCTAACTATGGAGCATCATGGCATTGCATTCGCATTAATAATACCTAGATCAAAGATACATTTATACACAGGTCCTTTAAACAACTACCAAActgaaattaaataaatcgGCAGTTCGTTTCAGAAATGGCAGATatacaggtcacacacacacatacacacaactatGGACACCCTTGCCATGCAAGTTGGAAACGAGCACCTCACTTCGGCCTTTTCTCTCGGTGAcaaggtgtgtgtctggtgtggagggggtcagagaggaggaggggcagagtCAAAGGGTGAACAACAAGTGGACACAAAGTTCTGAGCGACTGCAGTACAAACACAGGGTTAAGATCGGGCTATGGCTGTAAATGTTGCGAGACCTTTCTTCACAAGTCGAAGCAGTCCTGGTTAGAAAGATTGTCGTTTTTTACTgatgattcatttatttaaatctttttttctgtG from Gadus morhua chromosome 11, gadMor3.0, whole genome shotgun sequence carries:
- the tapbpl gene encoding tapasin-related protein, with the translated sequence MLKVLFLTGYLMTYTSGEGGADVVLSCSLVEEASGLDDMGDRAPFSRSPATLVLRDVSISPDQVPDTLTPFVPPTVPDPDLILIEATASSPAIPDVDLLLHADCNEQEVACEISRYHLPQGAAGGDEDHPAPAHFFIATLELEGGGLSTALVLRTLGLPAPPAAADPGPGDRTLGEGRLGLPLSRSGSLLTEVVFMVFSREKELTAPLGGDVLLNCGFRQQEALQEVGQEVSVEWWLQHQGHGKRVLDLKLTGSQEHSESVKRDGSSMDPALLVADGNASLTLRKLKVSDQGTYICTVNVGTFQAQQTIRLHVNQLPRVSLSEEKLVSQEFPHKLSCNCQNYYPLDCKMEWFSVSPDDVERTELSGEMSLSSHRQHGDGTVSLSSHLYLQRRSLPPGTGLICRVSHPALGSPISISLVVQPPASVRTEVYWMGLGFLLITVLFFYQLMR